Within the Salinimonas marina genome, the region CTGCGGCATCTTCCCCCTGAAACTCTACATCAAACAGATGTTCCAGATTTTGTTTGGCGTGGTGGCGGGTACGTTTCATCATCGACAACAAGTCCAGACGCTGGCATAAACCGGGGATCAGACATTCGGCCCGGGTGATGGCGATGTGCTCGCCCTCTAAAATCATGGTCAGCGAAAACTCCTGACCATAAATGGCCTGACGGCTGTCAAGAATATTGCACTGAGCTTCAGACATCAGGGTCGCAAGTTCGCTTAAAATACCGCTGCGGTCGGTACCCAGAATGGTAACAATGAGTTGCTGCTTCATAGAAAGGATGACTATTTGTTGGTTCGCTGGATGGTAGCACAGAGCTTTTTAGCGATTCCAGCACCTGCGGTTCGGTAAATAGTCTAAATTTCAGTACCGCCGTGCTTGTTTTTGCCAGGGTGAATAATTAACATGTGCGCTCACCAAACGCGGAGATACTATGTTTAAAGGCAGTTATGTTGCACTCATCACGCCGATGCATGATAACGGCGAGATTGATTACCCGGCGCTCGAACGCTTAGTGCAGTTTCATATAGAGCAGGGTACACATGGTATTATAGCGGTGGGCACCACCGGCGAATCAGCGACATTACCCTTTGATGAACATGTTGAAGTGGTCCGCCAGATTGTCAAAATGGCCGCCGGAAAAATCCCGGTGCTGGCCGGTGCCGGTGCCAATTCCACCGCCGAGGCTATCTTTTTAAGCGAACAGATGGCCTCCCTTGGCGTAGACGGATTTTTAAGTGTGGTACCCTACTACAACAAACCGCAGCAGGCGGGCATGGTGGCGCATTTTACCGCCATCGCCGATGCCTCAGAGTTACCGGTAATGTTGTATAATGTGCCGGGCCGCACGGTCGTCGACATGTTACCTGAAACCGCCGCGACACTTTCCCAGCATCCCAACATTGTGGGTCTTAAAGATGCCACCGGGGATATTAGCCGCTTAAAAGAT harbors:
- the dapA gene encoding 4-hydroxy-tetrahydrodipicolinate synthase, whose translation is MFKGSYVALITPMHDNGEIDYPALERLVQFHIEQGTHGIIAVGTTGESATLPFDEHVEVVRQIVKMAAGKIPVLAGAGANSTAEAIFLSEQMASLGVDGFLSVVPYYNKPQQAGMVAHFTAIADASELPVMLYNVPGRTVVDMLPETAATLSQHPNIVGLKDATGDISRLKDLQALVDDDFILLSGDDATSKEFLCEGGHGVISVTANVVPKAMAQMCEAALAGDYARCRDIDAGIEQLHTGLFIEPNPVMPKWALHKMGLINSAFLRLPMVPPELASQKHIETILQQYGLIKG
- a CDS encoding glycine cleavage system protein R, whose amino-acid sequence is MKQQLIVTILGTDRSGILSELATLMSEAQCNILDSRQAIYGQEFSLTMILEGEHIAITRAECLIPGLCQRLDLLSMMKRTRHHAKQNLEHLFDVEFQGEDAAGLIKAVTGFFAQRQASISAFRQRVYQDADGSYQEMRCKFVVNAPDSINFDELQKDLMALFDSLNVTGKVVDKHNKETHEHTTSW